A region from the Salminus brasiliensis chromosome 22, fSalBra1.hap2, whole genome shotgun sequence genome encodes:
- the ankrd1b gene encoding ankyrin repeat domain-containing protein 1b, protein MGVLRVQGLVTDKKSEVTEEADTLQFKTSISQERQDKLGSYSNLDIRGTDNADQLNQDLIGDLEKIPELRQQKKARRTSERKTPPASQTVCDFVDEDDFLKAAVDNKLPMIESYLARGADPNACDNFNRTALHRACSEGNVEIVESLLQAGALIENKDKLNATAVHCACRGGSLPVLELLLNHNGNLHARDKLQSTPLHVAVRTGNYECAEHLIHCGADVNAKDREGDTPMHDAVRLNRFKFIQLLMMHGANLKLKNCEGKSPMDSVLEWQSGAKTILDNFKDHTF, encoded by the exons ATGGGAGTGCTACGGGTTCAAGGGCTG GTTACAGACAAGAAAAGTGAAGTTACCGAAGAAGCAGACACTTTACAATTTAAGACGTCCATCAGCCAAGAGAGGCAGGATAAGCTGGGAAGTTACAGTAACCTTGACATCAGGGGG ACTGACAACGCTGACCAGTTAAACCAAGACCTTATTGGGGACCTCGAGAAGATTCCAGAGCTTCGGCAGCAGAAAAAAGCCAGGAGGACATCTGAGCGCAAAACACCTCCAGCATCTCAAACAGTG TGTGATTTTGTTGATGAAGATGATTTCCTGAAGGCTGCTGTGGACAACAAATTGCCAATGATTGAGAGTTATCTCGCCAGGGGTGCAGACCCAAATGCGTGTGATAAT TTCAACCGTACAGCTCTACACAGAGCTTGTTCAGAAGGCAATGTGGAGATTGTGGAGAGCTTGCTCCAAGCTGGAGCTCTCATTGAAAACAAGGATAAG CTTAATGCCACAGCTGTTCACTGTGCGTGCCGTGGAGGAAGCTTGCCTGTGCTCGAGCTGCTCCTGAACCACAACGGTAACCTCCATGCCAGAGACAAG CTCCAGAGCACTCCTCTACACGTGGCAGTGAGGACAGGCAACTATGAATGTGCTGAACACCTTATACACTGCGGGGCGGATGTCAACGCAAAGGACAGA GAGGGCGACACACCAATGCACGATGCCGTCCGACTGAACAGATTCAAATTCATCCAGTTGCTCATGATGCACGGAGCCAACCTGAAACTGAAGAACTGC GAGGGGAAATCCCCCATGGACAGTGTTTTGGAGTGGCAAAGCGGAGCTAAAACCATCCTGGACAACTTTAAGGACCACACTTTCTAA